The following coding sequences are from one Dreissena polymorpha isolate Duluth1 chromosome 8, UMN_Dpol_1.0, whole genome shotgun sequence window:
- the LOC127842895 gene encoding uncharacterized protein LOC127842895, with product MNNNDLQNAFSSLIGLLSDPTCLGQDGHAQEAIRKIKQLQLDGLKITEAEMSQLLQDAHGTLNDMKQVADESMKEMKAFVKNFYKKHAARDNEDYERAVEDFVRQLKQHYKVTLSHVSISTLLPSGDESLYKLYAAPSICRIAENIEGNKTEHPVTTYKEILCTDGNEKLNKRIYLQGEAGIGKSTFASKLVLDWCNLGEALSSPSKTFIDASTLREFKIILFITLRDAACERDVTKMIKEQILDLVYPDTNRKVAYELLNKIMQKEICLVVQDGLDEWMDPQGKLAQPILVSSYSQCTLLTTTRPWKLTDERIKKSQISSLFKLKGVSDPYELCDSVLKSLGCKTSIEFKEYVADHKLYALLVSPMFLSLIVSSWVDGMRLTGSGCELYTVLIDGLFKKASEDNSFFDQPPFMCFQNTRYLNKNLDFLQAISKTAYLMLFTAEREQFLVISDRRLSQYLTREQKNLALKTGVLTESKCVNRTYLTSTCSFIHKSVQEFLAAVHIAGNSDALLVVSRHFAQNSDRIFKNQVFTFLCGLNISSANKLSRTIDSILNTNASYKSFYLLDLYISGFIEAQVNGQNRNDIDLKLSGFYLHNLITGVKLKAFLSILQMNKSNAKLLICNGQGELWLDLSSFRNLETLHIPNATLQPNSLQGLKKLTFEECECVQLDLSSFHNLESLELSGRITFQPNAFHGLAKLKELKLGYCQWRSLNLSSCDMQKSIELSCVSSLKKRH from the exons ATGAACAATAACGATCTGCAGAACGCCTTTAGCTCGTTGATTGGTCTTCTGAGTGATCCGACATGTTTAGGCCAGGATGGACATGCACAAGAGGCAATCAGAAAAATCAAACAG CTTCAACTTGACGGCTTAAAAATAACCGAGGCAGAAATGAGTCAATTACTGCAGGATGCGCATGGCACATTGAACGATATGAAGCAAGTGGCCGATGAATCGATGAAGGAGATGAAAGCTTTTGTAAAGAACTTCTACAAGAAACACGCAGCACGGGATAATGAGGACTACGAACGTGCTGTGGAAG ATTTTGTGAGGCAATTAAAACAGCACTACAAAGTTACGCTGAGTCATGTGTCTATATCAACATTGTTGCCAAGTGGCGACGAATCTCTGTATAAACTCTATGCAGCGCCATCAATATGCAGAATAGCTGAAAACATTGAGGGAAATAAAACTGAACATCCAGTTACAACTTACAAAGAAATTTTGTGTACGGATGGaaatgaaaaattgaacaagCGCATATATTTGCAAGGTGAAGCTGGCATTGGGAAATCAACGTTTGCTTCTAAACTTGTTTTGGATTGGTGTAATCTAGGAGAAGCATTATCATCTCCCTCTAAAACATTTATTGATGCGAGCACGTTGCgagaatttaaaattattttatttattacgtTGAGAGATGCTGCTTGTGAACGTGATGTGACAAAAATGATCAAAGAACAGATACTCGACCTGGTTTATCCTGATACAAATCGTAAGGTTGCGTATGAATTGCtgaataaaataatgcaaaaagaaatttgcttggtggtacaagacgGGTTAGACGAGTGGATGGATCCTCAAGGGAAACTAGCGCAGCCTATATTGGTTTCCTCTTACAGCCAGTGTACACTTTTGACTACAACAAGGCCATGGAAACTGACCGATGAACGCATCAAGAAATCTCAAATTTCCAGCTTGTTTAAATTGAAAGGAGTCAGTGATCCATATGAGCTTTGTGATTCAGTACTGAAAAGCTTAGGATGCAAAACATCCATTGAATTTAAAGAATATGTAGCAGACCATAAACTATATGCTTTGCTGGTGTCACCAATGTTTCTGTCGCTAATTGTTAGTTCTTGGGTCGACGGAATGCGATTGACAGGGTCAGGTTGCGAGCTTTACACTGTTTTGATCGACGGTCTTTTCAAAAAGGCGAGTGAAGATAATAGCTTTTTTGATCAGCCACCCTTCATGTGCTTTCAGAACACACGTTACCTCAACAAAAATCTGGATTTTCTTCAAGCCATTTCCAAAACAGCGTATTTAATGTTGTTTACAGCGGAGAGGGAACAATTTCTAGTTATAAGTGACCGACGATTGTCACAATATTTGACACGAGAACAGAAAAACCTTGCCCTCAAAACAGGTGTTCTAACGGAAAGCAAATGTGTTAATAGAACCTATCTTACTTCAACGTgttcatttattcataaaagtgtTCAAGAATTTCTAGCTGCTGTTCACATAGCAGGAAACAGTGATGCTCTTCTGGTCGTTAGTAGACATTTTGCCCAAAATTCTGACAGGATTTTTAAAAATCAGGTATTTACTTTTTTGTGCGGTTTAAATATTTCATCAGCCAATAAATTGTCGCGCactattgacagcattttaaacACCAACGCATCTTATAAATCGTTCTATTTGTTGGACTTATACATATCGGGGTTTATCGAAGCTCAAGTAAATGGCCAGAATCGGAATGATATTGATCTTAAACTCAGCGGATTCTACCTTCACAATTTGATAACTGGTGTCAAACTCAAAGCTTTTCTTAGCATCTTACAAATGAATAAGTCAAACGCGAAGCTTCTTATATGTAACGGGCAAGGGGAACTTTGGTTGGATTTGTCTTCTTTTCGCAACCTTGAAACCCTACACATTCCTAATGCCACTCTACAACCGAATTCCCTTCAAGGACTGAAGAAATTAACGTTCGAGGAATGTGAGTGTGTACAGTTGGACTTATCATCATTTCACAATTTGGAAAGTTTAGAACTATCAGGAAGAATCACATTTCAACCTAATGCCTTTCATGGACTTGCAAAGCTGAAGGAATTAAAGTTGGGATACTGTCAATGGAGGTCGTTGAACTTATCATCATGTGACATGCAGAAAAGCATTGAACTCTCTTGCGTAAGTTCGCTTAAAAAAAGACATTAA